The Haliaeetus albicilla chromosome 4, bHalAlb1.1, whole genome shotgun sequence genomic sequence accccaaatcccccagcACCCAAAATCCCACAATGTCTGTGCAGCACCCCCATCTCCatcacccccagcaccccaaatccccagcacccccacccccatgATCTCGCAGCACCCCAAATCCTGCATCAGCCATAGCACCCCAgaccaccccaaatcccccagcATCTGTGCAGCACCCCCATCTCCATCACCCCCAGCACTCCAaatcccccagcaccccaaatccccatTTACAGCACCCTCAGCACCCCAAATCCTGCATCAGCCATAGCACCCAaatcccccagcaccccaaatcccccaacATCTGTGCAGCACCCCCACCTCCAGcactccccagcaccccagatCTCCCAGCATCTGCAACACCCCCcggcaccccaaatcccccagcacccccatcCCCATGATCCCATTGCATCCCAAaatcccccagcaccccaaatcAGATGAACTCAGGCACCCAGGGATCTTTTTGGAGGAGAAATATGGATTTTGGTCAAAAAAGCGCCTTTTCTCCTCCCATTCCacttcccccccagcccccccaaatcacAGGTGTGGACCGGCAGCGCTGtttaatggggggggggggggaggccagAGGCCATGGtgagggcccccccccccaaacccaccctgcAATAGGGGCTTCAGGCGGGGGGGGACCCCTCGTCCCCCGGGGCGACGCCGGCGGCGATTTGGTCCCGACGCCAGAGCCTCTCGACCAAAGCGTCGAGGAGGGGGGCGACTCGGGCCAGCCCCTCGCGTCCCCCCCTGGCCCCCGGCCCGCTGCCCGCTCGTAGCACCGGCAGCCCCCAGGTCTCCTCAAAGGCCGTCACGTCTCCCTCTGTCACGTCTGCCTGCGGGGACAGGTCGAATCTGGGTTGCGGGGGAGGGGACACATAGAGTTAAGGGAAACACCAACACTCCGaaaaatcccccccaaaaccccataAAAATAAGTGGGAGCTGTGAGTCCATTGGTGGAATGAAGTGTGCACGTTCTCAGCCCACCAAAGTACCGAGTGGTGCAAAATATGGGGGCGCAAACCCGCTTGTGGGGTTACACACGTGGTCGAGGGAGACACCAACACCCTGAAAAATGCCCCCAAAACCCCATAAAAATAAGTGGGAGCTGTGAGTCCATTGGTGGAATGAAGCGTGCACGTTCTCAGCCCACCAAAGTACCGTGTGGTGTGAAATATGGGGGTGCCAACCTGCTTGTGGGGGGGACACATGCAGTCGAGGGAGACACCAACACTCTGAAAAGTCCCCTGAAAACCCCATGAAAATAAATGGGAGCTGCCCATCCATCGGTGCAATGAAATTTGCACGTTCTCAGCCTACTGAGATGCCGAGCGGTGCGAAATACGGGGGGCGCAAACCCACTTACGGGAGGACGCGGACCCCCACCCCCGCCATCCCCGAGGAGGATACTTGGTGCCGACGACCACCCTAACGAGGTTTTCTTCGTCGGGACCGACCACCCGGCTCATCTGGGCTGGCAGCTCCTCGAAGGATGAGCGATCggtgaaggagaagagaaaaaggacgGCATCCGCTTCCTCCTTACAAGCCTGGGGAGGGTTGAGGCGGGGGGGTGACCACCATACCGGGGACGGGGTGTCCTCTGTGTCCCCCTCCCTGTTGTCCCCGTCCCGACTCACGGGCAGGAGATGCTCAAATTTTTTCAGGGCGCCGTCCCCGCAATCCCAAAACTGGAGCTGGAAGATGACGGGGCGACCGCTGGCCCGCAGCTTGGCCGGCCAGTAGACGGTGGTGGCCTCTatgcctggggtgggggggggacacccacaGGGATGGTCACCCCCAGGGGACATCAGGGGTGCTGCGCGCGTGTGTCCCCCGTCCCCCGCTACGTACCCAGGGTCTCGTGGTGGATGGGGGGCACGGGGGTCCCCGCCAGCGCGGCCACCAAGGCCGTCTTGCCGACGCCGCTCTTGCCGGAGACGAAGAGTTTGTAGGTGACGGTGGGGACGGCCAAGTTGGGGGGCAGCGCCGGGCGCTCCAGCAGacctgggggggaggggaggtgtagaggtttttttggggtgctggcACCCCAATtttggaggggatggggggggaaggcagggtgTGGGCCTCACCAAACACTCTCCGTTGGTTCTTGGGGAAGATGGAGTCCAGGtaggggcggccggcgggggagAGGAGCCAGCCCGGCTCCAGCACCGAGCCCCCCCATGCCGccatgtgccccccccccccgaaaccTGGGAGTACAGGGAAGACACCCCCCCCGTCCCCCTGGGGTCACTGCACCCCCGCAGCAGGGtgtcccccctcacccccaggGTCCCTGCCCCCGCCATGGggtccctgccccccctccccagggtccctccccccccccccccccgggtacCTGCCCCCCCCGGGGTACCTGCCCCCCTCCATAGGGTCCTTGCCACCCCCCCGGGGTCCCTGCACCCCCTCTGGGGTCCTCGCCCACCCCCCCCGCGTGGACCCTGCACCCCAAACCCTGCAGGGGGGTTGCAACGCAGCCCCCTCATGGGGTCTCTGCCCCCCCCATTGGCTCCTTACCCCCCCCAAACATGCAAAACGGGTGCAAcgcagccccctgccccccccccgtggCGCCTGCACCCCCCCAAGCagctccctgcaccccaaaccCCTGCAAAGGGGATGAAACgcctgccccgccccccccgccatggggtgtcccccccccgggcgGTCCCTTTAAGGCGCGGCCTCTCCGCCTCACCTGTGGCCGCTTCCGCCTCGGGATGATGTCAGCGAGGGGGGCGTGGcctcgcccgcgccccgccTCTCTTACCGCGGCGCATGCGCGGGAGGCGGGAAAGGGCAGACACGTGGAGCGAAGCGGACTCCGACCCTATAGCGTatgggggggggcggccctATGGGAGACCCGGACCCTAGAGGGGATGGGGGTTCCCAGCCCTGTAGGCGAtatggggccggggggggggggggaagcccccACGTGCCTGGGCCGGCATGAGGCGGCAGCCTGTGCCCAGCGCTGCCCGGTACGTGGTCCCCACTTTCCAGCCCCCAAAGCCTTTGGGGTCCCCagtttcccccctcccccccaggcTTTGGGGTCCCCATCCCTAATTACCGATACTGGAATGCTTTGGGGTCCTAAATCTCCAGCCCTAGCAGGCTTCAGGGCTCCCCCATTTCCAGCCCCAGCAGGTTTTGTGGTCCCTAATTTTCCACCACTACCCCCTTTTTTCTGAACCCTCCCGTTCCTCACCCCAACCTTGTGCCCCCCTTTTTTCCGCCTCTATTGCTCCAACATCCCGTGGCACAGATATTGCCCTTATTTTTACCCAGTAAGACCCCAAATCCCCGTTTTCACCCCCAAACTTGTGGGAAGCGCAGTGGGGGTTTCCCTCCACAGCatttccaccccccaccccctccccaaaaggaCCAACcatccatttcttttcctttttatttgttaaaCTGCTAAAAATTCATTGAGatagggggaaggggggaacccattatcccccccccccccaaatgtaCACAAGATTTTAAATATCACCGAAAATCGCTTTTCATTCCTACACTCGGCCGAGCCTGGGACAACAATGTGGGGGGACACCTGAGTtgtgggggacacacacacacacctcgCTCACAGCACCAGCGGCTCACGTGGCAGGAGTGTCAAAATTTTGGGATGAATTTATTGTTAACGGCGCAAAACATGCCTTTCCGCGACCGCTGGGGACGGAAGAGGGATGGCCCCAGCCGCTCGGCAGGTTTGGGGCCAGTTAGGGGGATTTTGGGACCGGTTGAGGATGGAGACCACATAAACGTTGGGAAAATGTCCCTCAAAGGATGCTCCACGCAAGGAGAAGGATGTCAACCCAACGCCAAGCCACCCTCCATCCCTTTTTTGGGGTGGATGACAAGAGACATgcaaaggggaggagggaatcGATGCCGAAGCCCCGACCGCCTTCCTCACAGTGAAGATCACCCTAGGTGGTCCCGAGGTTTTGGGggtaaaaattgcattttgccTTCCCTTAGGACAAATCAAATACGTTTGGGATTGGAGTGGGAGAGGCTGGATTTAATGAGGGATTTATTTACAGAGGTGGAAAAGCCGCAGATGAAGCAAAATCCTCCCCATCCCTATGCGGCTGGGATGTGATTTAAGGCTCTGACCGGCAAAAAGCTcagtggggatggaggggctgggggggggggggggggggggggggaggagaagggaaaaggggcCACGTCATGGCGCTGCCGGTTTGGGGAGGGTTCCCTACTTTTCGGGTGCTGGAGGTTGTTGACCAAAACCTGGCAGAATCCACCCATTTTTCCCACCCCCCCATCATCttgaggggaaagggaaggggggaggtTGTCCCAGAAGGACGCACAGGTTCAATCCCTTCggattttaatttgttttaatctttgcGGAAGGAGGCACGTGCAAAGATGAGGTGCAGTTACTGCTATTGGGGCTGCTCACACCCTCAAGATTGACTAATATTCATCTTTTTGACTAGAAAAAAACCATCCTGTTCCCAGGCTACAAGGTGCTGGTTCAGCCTTGAATGGGTTTGGGCTGTTGAGTGAAACAAAACCTTCAAGTCTAGAAGGGAACTGGCAGACAAATTTCTCAGCATTGGGAGAATAACTGGATTTTTAGATGGTGTGGTTTTTTGCTGAGGAGGAGGGATCAGAGCTGATCCCAAAGCCTGatccagcacagggcaggaaaaggaggaggttAATGCCTGgctaattattaatatttttggcATTTTGACACAAAAAACCTGTCCCCCCTTCTTTCTTATGGTCCTGGACGGAGGACAGGAATGAGACTGGCAGGCCAAAGGGgtgagaggcaaaaaaaaaggcatcatgTTTGTGTCGAGCAAAGGTTTGCAGCACTGGAAGATTCCTGGTGGGGTATTGCTGTTGTCTTCCTTACGGAGTCGAGCATGGAAATAATCAGTGCGCACAAGCTAACAGCCTCCTGCCTGCCGGTATTTGGCTTGTTCATATAAAACCACTTTTACTCACATCCTACAAGGAGTTTCAGAGAGATATGAAGCCTCTCAAAcccctggaaaataaaaaacctcaAGAGGATACTGGATGGCACATTTCCCTACCTGCTTACCCCAAATCCTTGGCTTGGATCGCAGTGGCGCGGGTCCTTCCCCGCCTGTAAACACGATTCGCTTAACTGGGGTCTTACTGGGAACCGGCGGGGCAGCACTGGAGGTTTTGCTTG encodes the following:
- the CPLANE2 gene encoding ciliogenesis and planar polarity effector 2, encoding MAAWGGSVLEPGWLLSPAGRPYLDSIFPKNQRRVFGLLERPALPPNLAVPTVTYKLFVSGKSGVGKTALVAALAGTPVPPIHHETLGIEATTVYWPAKLRASGRPVIFQLQFWDCGDGALKKFEHLLPACKEEADAVLFLFSFTDRSSFEELPAQMSRVVGPDEENLVRVVVGTKFDLSPQADVTEGDVTAFEETWGLPVLRAGSGPGARGGREGLARVAPLLDALVERLWRRDQIAAGVAPGDEGSPPA